ATGTCGAGGGCGAGCCGCGGGCTGAAGGCGATGTGGAACCGGCTGGCGCCTTCGTTCTCGTCCATGCCACCCAGCTGCTGCAGCTTCACGTAGCCACCCGCGTGGTCGCTGAAGGCCAGCAGGCTTTCGGTGAGCTGCAGCTGCAGGGGCTCGTCTTCGCGCTGCTCGCCCTGCGCCTCGAAGGCCGCGCTCTGCGCCAGGCGCACGTCGTCCACGGCACGCGCCGCGTTGACGCGGTCGTAGCGCGGCAGGCGCTCGTCGAACTCCTGCAGCAGCTGGCCGGTCGCGGCCTTGTCGTCCTCGGCCAGGGCCACGGTGATCTCCGCCCAGAGCGGGCGGTTGGTGCGCTTGCCCTGCGCCTTGGCGTACTGGTGCCAGAGGAAACCGCGCTCGGCCGTGTATTCGCCCGCGTCCTGGAGCCAGCCGATGGCGGTTTCCGCCGCGGCGTTGGACATGCGGCCGCGGTCGTCGGTGTCCAGGCGCAGCAATTCGCGCAGCACGTCCAGCGCCGGATCGCCGGGCCGCTGCGTGAGCATGAGGCGCGCCCGCGCAATGCGGCGCGTGGTGTCCAGGCCTTCCTCGGTGAGCCAGCGCGCGCGGGCCTGCTGCGGGGTCAGCCGCTTGCCAGCCTCGCCTTGCCGCGCTGCACGCCATTCACGCGAGAGCAGCTCCCGCCGCAGGCGCCAGGAACGGTCGACCTGCTGGTTCTGGTCCAGTGCATCGGCATAGTTCATGAGCCACAGAAAATCGTCCTGGTGCTGCGCGATGCGCGGGGTGAGGTAGCGCTCCAGCGCCACCTGCGGCAACGACAGCGCTTGGTAGGCACCCGCCAGCGCATCGTGCACGTCTTCGTCGCGGGCCCATTGCCGCTCCTGTGTGGCAAGCAGCGTGCGCAGCGACACGGCATCGTTGCTGTCGATGAACAGCCAGATCAGCGCCTGCCGCATCTCGGACGAGTCGGGGCTGGCGCGCAGGCCGGCCTCGTAGTAGCGCCTCGCCTGCGCAAGGTCGCCCTGGTTCTGGTAGTAGCCGCCGGCCAGCCGCAGGAACTCGGGGAGCGCCTGCAGGCTGGCCATCGAGCGCTTGCCGGCTTTCGGGTCGGTGTCGATCTTGCGCAGCAAAGCGCCCATGGAGGCCCATTGGTTGCGGCTGGAATACACCGACAGCGCGTCCACGAGGTAGCGCGGGTCGTCGAACTTCTCCCAGGCCAGCGCCGACACCTGGGCGGCTTCGAGCGGCTGGTCCACCATCAGCAGCCGGATCAGCGCGTCGTAGTCCGAGCGGTCGTGGTCCTGCGCACGCACCAGCGCGCGGTAGGCCTTGACGGCAAGCGCCTGCCGCTGCCGGCTTTCGGCCAGCTGGCCGGTCAGCCGCCAGAAATCCATCGCCGCCGCCTCGGTGGGCAGTTGGCGGCGCTGCGCATCCTCCAGCCACTGCAGGCCTTCGTCCGGGCGGTCGTGCGTGAGCGCCAGCACGGCGGCGCGCATCGCGCGCTCGGGCGTGAGCTGCTGCGGGTCGGCCAGCAGCCGGCGCCAGGTGTCCAGCGCCAGCGTGGGCTGGCCGGCGCGCTCGGCCAGCTGGGCCAGCAGCTCCACCGCGGCCGGGATCTTGCCGTGCTGCCGCAGGTAATCGATGGCGGGCTGCGGTTCGCCGATGCGCTCGTAGGCCGCCACGAGCTGCTGGATCAGCGGGAAATCGTCGGGCCGCTGCCGCAGCTGGAAGCGAATGGCCTGCACCAGCGCCGTATCGTCGAACTGCCCGGGCGCGATGCGCAGCACGGCCTGCCAGGCAGCCTCCTTTTGCGTGCGCTGGGCGATGAACAGCCAGCTCTGCAGCGCGGTGCCCGGCCGCCGCGACCACTCCGAGACCTGGGCGAGCCGTTCGCGCCAGGCCAGGTCGTCGGGCCGCGCCTGCACGGCGGCATGGGCGATGAGCCACGCGTCGTCGAGCTTGCGGTTCTCCAGGAAGACTTCGTAGGCCAGCGTGTAGATCTTCTCGTCGTAGGGCAGCAGGTGCGCGGGAATGGGCACGGGCGGCGCGGGGGCGGCCGGTGGGGCCGCTGCTGGCGCGGGTGCGGGAGGCGCAGCGGAAGCGGGCGCCGCAGGGGCGGGCCCTGCCATGTTCCATTGCCGCCATGGGCCTTCGTGCGATGCGTCGGCGCCCGGCAATGCGGGGGGGCGCAGCCAGTGCGCGCCGTCGTCGTAGCGTGCCGCGGGCTCGGGTGCCGGAGCCGGCGGTGGCGTGCCGTGCCAGGCCATGGGGCGCAGCATCGCGCCCACGGGCGGCACGATGGCCGCCAGCGCCGTGGAGCCCGCATCCTGCCACTGGTGCAGCCACGAAATGCGCAGGAGCTGGCGCACATAGCGGTCCGCCACCGCGGGCTTGCCGGCGGCGCGCGCCAGCTGGGTGATCATGAGCAGGATGTCGGGGTCCCGGGCGAGCGGGCCGATCTCGCGTTCGGCCATCTCCAGCGCGGCCACCGGCCGGTTGCCCGACTGCAGCGTGCGCACGGCGGAGAGGTAGAACTCCTTGGCCTTGCCGGGCTCCGGCGTGACCTTGCGCGCGAGCAGGTAGAGCTCGGCGCTGCCGGCGTAGTCGCCCTGGCCGAGGGCTTCCTTCGCGGCGCGCTCGTAGAGCAGCGCGGCCTCGCGCGGGTCGGTGGCTTCCTCGGCCATCTTGCGGCTCAGGGCGGCGCCGAGCACCCGGTCCTGCAACTCGGCGGCCCGGCGTGTCAGCACCAAGCGGCGCTCCAGCGGCCAGGGCTCGGCGGACAGCGCACGCAGCTGCCGAAGCAGGTCTTCGCGCATGGCCTTGCGGTAGGTGCCTTCGCGCTCGGGCGTGCGCTGGTATTCGGTGTACGAGAGTTCCCAGAGCGCCCAGAGCGCATCGCGGTGGATCTGCGGATCGGGCGAGTCCAGAGCGGGCTGCAGCGTGGCGCGCGCGTCGGCCATCTGGCCCACGGCGATCTGCCGCTGCGCCAGCAGCAGCCGCAGCCGCGGGTTGTCGGGGTCGCTGCGCAGCAGGTTGTGCAGATAGGCCACCGACAGGGCCGAGTTCTCCGTCTCCGCAAGGCGGCGCTCCAGATCCTGGCGCGGATAGAGCAGCCACAGCCCGCCGCCCACCATGCCGGCAAGCAGCGTGATCAGCCAGGGCGGCGCCAGGACGGGCCGTTCAGCGGCCTGGGCACTGGAGCTGGATTTGCGCAGCAGCATGGGAGAGACGGTAGGCAAGGACATCCGCGCCGCCCGCAGCGGCGGGCTGGCGTTCGGGGGCGAGTACGCGCTGGTCGGCGCGCACCTGGCAGCCGCGCGCATTCGCGAGGCTGAAGGCGATGGGGGCGTGGCCCTGCAGGCGGAAATCGGTGCGCGTGCCGTCGGCCGCGGCGCTCCAGTCCGCGATGCGGGCGTTGGCTTCGAAGAGGTAAGGGCCGGGCCGGGTGGCCGGGGCCGGCGCGGCGGCCTGCGGCGTGCCTTCGGCTGCCGGGGGCGACGATGGCTCGGCCGTGCGCAGCCAGGCGGAGCCGCCCGTCAGGTGCACGTAGACCCCGCCTTCACCGCTGCCGCGGTAGCCCGCCACGCCCTGGCTGGCCGCCACCTGGGGGGCGCCGAGCGCGGACGGCAGGCGCAGCGTGCGCAGTTCGCCGTCTCCGCGCACGCGCCAGCCACCGCCGTCGCGCGCGATGGCGATGGTGTGGAAGTCGCGCACCTTGCGGATGTATTCCGAGGCGAACACCGGGTGCAGCGGCTGCGCCACGGCCCAGTCGTACACCTTGCGCAAGGCGTTCAGGCCGGCGCGCTTGCTCGTCGAGTACACGTGGTAGTAGATATCCACGGCCTTGATGCGGCGGGGCTTCTCGGTCATCTCGAAGCTCTGCAGCACCTGCTCGAACCCGTAGTAGGGGCCGCGCCAGAGGTTGGTATAGATGTTCTCGTTGGTGATGGGCGCATACACCTGGAGGTAGCCGTTCTTCTGGATGCCGTGCGCGCCGATCGCCGTGAGCGAGGGGTTGGTGCGGGTGATGGACGTGTCGCCGCCGTTCATGTTGAGCAGTCCCGCGCGCTCGGTGATCTCCAGCGCCTCGGCGCTGGGCGCCGTGTCGCCCGACCACAGCAGGATCTTCACGCGCTTGTCGGGCGGCGCGAGGCGGCTGTTGATGTATTCGGTGGAGCCCACGATCTCGCGCCGCAGGTCCATCGTGTAGCCCGGCACGTCCAGGCTCATCGCAGCCTCGGAGTTGTCGCTGAAGAGGCCATGGCGCACGCTGCGGTCCCAGAGGAAGGGGTGCGAATAGGTGTGGCTCGCCATCTCCACGTGCGGCAGGCGGAACATGCGCCGGGCGATGTCCTCCATCTCCGCGCTGGTGTCCGGATGCAGGCCGTGGGGCGCCACCTCGGCCTCGATGACCGACATGGTCTGGGGCACCTGGGGGTATTTCTCGAAGATTTCCTTGAGCAGCACCTGGCCCGCGTTGGGGCTGCCCGCCAGTTCCGCGCGGGAGGGGAAGCCGTCTCCGTCCACGTGCGAGAACAGCAGGCGGCGGCCGTTCTCCGTGGTGACGTCGGGCACGGGCAGCGGCTGCAGCCGCAGCGACTGCGTGAGGAAGGCGAAGGGGTCCACCATCCAGCGCGCATAGTCGGTGCCGGGGACTTCCGTCACCACGAAGGGATCGACCACGAAGCCGCCCCAGGGCAGGATCGCGCCGCCGAGGTAGGAGCCCCCGCGCGCATCGCGGTGCTCGATCAGTGCCCGGGCCGGCTGCTGCACGGGGGCGCCGTTGCGCAGCACCCACTCGAAGCGCGACCCGCTCGACGGCTGCACGGCCAGCTCGAAGCCCATCATCGGGTCCTGCGTGGACACCTGCTGCTCGCCGCGCGGCGGGCTCGCGTTGCCCTTGATGCCCAGCGCGTCGTTGAACTGGCGGTCCAGCGCGAACCCGAAGTTGCCCATCACGGCGACCGGGGTGCGCTCGGCGAGCCGTGCCAGCAGCCACTGGCTCACGGTGCGCGTGCGCGCCTCGGGCAGGAAGCCCGAGAACCAGGTCACGATGCCGGCGTAGCGGTCCTGCAGGATGCCTTCGGGCAGCGGGTTGCGCACGTCGGCGTAGTCCACCACGTAGCC
The DNA window shown above is from Acidovorax sp. NCPPB 4044 and carries:
- a CDS encoding bifunctional glycoside hydrolase 114/ polysaccharide deacetylase family protein; protein product: MPRRLRSLFFCLCLQLCAAAWAGLPAVALHYGPAAPLAELKVFDIVVVEPDHGYDPRAFAKTGSALYAYVSVAEVQSSRTYFRDIPDTWKMARNGAWNSEVIDQTPADWPEFFATRVVGPLWERGYRGFFLDTLDSYRLAKQFDEAAQQQGLVRVIETLHQRYPGIRLILNRGFEIVPRVKDKVQMVAAESLFRGWNAGTRRYEEVKAADREWLLGQLRTIRERDGLPVMAIDYVPPTDRELSRTTAERIKALGIIPWVTDGHVRTVGVGTVELAPRRVLIVYYGGESPALNYSSAHRFLQMPLNHMGYVVDYADVRNPLPEGILQDRYAGIVTWFSGFLPEARTRTVSQWLLARLAERTPVAVMGNFGFALDRQFNDALGIKGNASPPRGEQQVSTQDPMMGFELAVQPSSGSRFEWVLRNGAPVQQPARALIEHRDARGGSYLGGAILPWGGFVVDPFVVTEVPGTDYARWMVDPFAFLTQSLRLQPLPVPDVTTENGRRLLFSHVDGDGFPSRAELAGSPNAGQVLLKEIFEKYPQVPQTMSVIEAEVAPHGLHPDTSAEMEDIARRMFRLPHVEMASHTYSHPFLWDRSVRHGLFSDNSEAAMSLDVPGYTMDLRREIVGSTEYINSRLAPPDKRVKILLWSGDTAPSAEALEITERAGLLNMNGGDTSITRTNPSLTAIGAHGIQKNGYLQVYAPITNENIYTNLWRGPYYGFEQVLQSFEMTEKPRRIKAVDIYYHVYSTSKRAGLNALRKVYDWAVAQPLHPVFASEYIRKVRDFHTIAIARDGGGWRVRGDGELRTLRLPSALGAPQVAASQGVAGYRGSGEGGVYVHLTGGSAWLRTAEPSSPPAAEGTPQAAAPAPATRPGPYLFEANARIADWSAAADGTRTDFRLQGHAPIAFSLANARGCQVRADQRVLAPERQPAAAGGADVLAYRLSHAAAQIQLQCPGR
- a CDS encoding tetratricopeptide repeat protein, translating into MSLPTVSPMLLRKSSSSAQAAERPVLAPPWLITLLAGMVGGGLWLLYPRQDLERRLAETENSALSVAYLHNLLRSDPDNPRLRLLLAQRQIAVGQMADARATLQPALDSPDPQIHRDALWALWELSYTEYQRTPEREGTYRKAMREDLLRQLRALSAEPWPLERRLVLTRRAAELQDRVLGAALSRKMAEEATDPREAALLYERAAKEALGQGDYAGSAELYLLARKVTPEPGKAKEFYLSAVRTLQSGNRPVAALEMAEREIGPLARDPDILLMITQLARAAGKPAVADRYVRQLLRISWLHQWQDAGSTALAAIVPPVGAMLRPMAWHGTPPPAPAPEPAARYDDGAHWLRPPALPGADASHEGPWRQWNMAGPAPAAPASAAPPAPAPAAAPPAAPAPPVPIPAHLLPYDEKIYTLAYEVFLENRKLDDAWLIAHAAVQARPDDLAWRERLAQVSEWSRRPGTALQSWLFIAQRTQKEAAWQAVLRIAPGQFDDTALVQAIRFQLRQRPDDFPLIQQLVAAYERIGEPQPAIDYLRQHGKIPAAVELLAQLAERAGQPTLALDTWRRLLADPQQLTPERAMRAAVLALTHDRPDEGLQWLEDAQRRQLPTEAAAMDFWRLTGQLAESRQRQALAVKAYRALVRAQDHDRSDYDALIRLLMVDQPLEAAQVSALAWEKFDDPRYLVDALSVYSSRNQWASMGALLRKIDTDPKAGKRSMASLQALPEFLRLAGGYYQNQGDLAQARRYYEAGLRASPDSSEMRQALIWLFIDSNDAVSLRTLLATQERQWARDEDVHDALAGAYQALSLPQVALERYLTPRIAQHQDDFLWLMNYADALDQNQQVDRSWRLRRELLSREWRAARQGEAGKRLTPQQARARWLTEEGLDTTRRIARARLMLTQRPGDPALDVLRELLRLDTDDRGRMSNAAAETAIGWLQDAGEYTAERGFLWHQYAKAQGKRTNRPLWAEITVALAEDDKAATGQLLQEFDERLPRYDRVNAARAVDDVRLAQSAAFEAQGEQREDEPLQLQLTESLLAFSDHAGGYVKLQQLGGMDENEGASRFHIAFSPRLALDMDFASIRRSSSNPLAVVNPPDESVFDARLHWRHPDGETTLRAGRRVSFQVYTPVQIEHEQRIDNRLSLRMELGMQLPSQESLALRIAGMKQRAGASLRYQATRQDRFMIEYAAERYRLQTGADLGSGRHTTLSYTHTYRQEAPLLEFGAFWSHHDFSRNDLAALSPRDQEYRRYLLPGLIPGPDYFIPDSFSYYGLQVSTNMRYEEEYTRGLRPYASVSRTWHSLLGPGYELRVGVAGSVLGGDHLGLTWGTGKSGLQLQQGITRSLLFSYRLHF